TGGTGCACACCTGGCGCAAGATCGCCAAAGGCGAAGCCCTTTTTCGGGCGGGCGACGTGTTCCACGCGCTGTATGCCATCCGGTCCGGTTCGTTCAAAACCGTGGTATCGCACCCCAACGGCGCAAATCACGTCACCGGATTCCAATTGGCGGGCGAAACGCTCGGCCTCGACGGCATTGCCGCCGATCGGCACACATGCGACGCGATCGCGCTGGAGGACAGCACCGTGTGCTCCATGCCCTTCCATTGCATTGAGGACCTGTGCCAGGACATCCGCCCACTGCAACATCGCCTTCACCAATTGATGGCCGAAGAGATCGTGCGCGAGTCGGGGCTGATGCTGCTGCTCGCCGGGCTGAGTGCGGAAGCGCGTGTCGCCACCTTCCTGCTGAACCTTTCCACGCGCATGCAGGACCGGGGATATTCCCCTTCCAGCTTCACGCTGCGCATGACCCGGGAAGAAATCGGCAGCTACCTTGGCATGCAGCTCGAGACCGTCAGCCGTGCGCTGTCGAGGTTCCAGCGCGAAGGCTGGATCGTCGTCAGCGGCAAGAACATCGAACTGACCGACAAGGCGGCACTGACGGAGCTTTGAGCGCTTGGGCCGCCGCATCAAAAAGAAACGCCGCCCCCCCCTTTTCGGATTGGGGCGGCGTTCATGCTTCCCCGCTTGATTTCCCCGAATGATGTCCGTCCACACTACGGCGCGATCTGGAGATGGTCGATGACTTGCGTCACGCCAGGTGCAGACCATGCCGCCCCCTTGGCCGCGCGCCGCTCAGAGGCGGAACCGACGTGACCGCTGAGCGTGACCGTCCCCCCATCGACAGAGACGCGGATGTGCTCGGCTTCACGCGCGGCATGCCGCTTGAGCGCCGCACCGATCTGCTCGGCAACATTGGCTGGCGCCACGCGCGCTTTGATCTGCAGCCGATTGATCAGGCCCGCCACACCGCGCAACGATCCCACCGCGTGCGCAGCCTGCTCGCTCTGGTAGGGCCAGTCCACCTCACCCGAGAGCGTCACCCAGCCGTTTTCGACCAGCACCTCGATGCGGTTGGACGGCAGGGTAACCTGCCATTCAAGCGCGGCGCGGGCTGCTTGGGCAACGTCTGCGTCCGTGTGCGCTCCCGGCAAGCGGACTTCGATTTTCTGCACGACACCACGCACGCCTGCAACACGCTCGGCTGCATGCTCGGCAGCAAGCTTTTCCATGTAGCTGCGAACGTGGCCGGTCAGTGTCACCACGCCGTTGTCCACCTCCACACCAATCGCTGCGGCATCCACCGCAGGCTCCCAAAGCAGTTCGTCGTTGACGTCCTGCTTGATACCCAGATCGCTTTTCATACTTTGCTCCTGCTGGATAGAGTCGCCTTGCTATGCCCAGTGGCGCTCACACGCTGTTTGGCAAGGCAGACAGCGCATGGCCGTCGGCTGGGCTTGCAGGCGTAAAAACGGAATCGCTTCGCCACAATCGACGCAGATACCGTAGCTGTGCTGCTGCATCCGCTCGCGTGCAGCGTTCAGTTGCTCAAGCTCGCTTCGGTAACGGGCAAGCATCACGTCGTTCGTTTGGTCCCCTGCCTCTTCATCGGCAAGATCCGCGTTTTCAAACGGCGCTTCACGCGGCACCGGCGCAGTGGATGCGCCCAGCGCCGACAACTGGCGCCGCACGCGTGCTTCCTGTTCGTCGAGCAAGCTCCTCAGCCGTTTCCATTGCGCCTCGGTAAAGCGGCTCATGCCCCGTCTCCTTCAATGGATTCAACGTCCGAGCGGTAGGTTCGGCCTCAGGCTTCCGTTGGCGACAGCCAGGCCGGACGTTGCCTTGATTGCTCCCACCGGCCTGCAGTCTTCACCTGTTCGATAAAACCCGCGATCTCTTCCTGCGACAACCCGCTGAGCACGTCGCGCTGGAACAGCGCCAGCACCGGCGCCGGAATGGTGGCCGTGATGCGCATGATTTCTTCAACAGCACGGAATGCCCCGCGGGCCGCCATGACGCAAATCACGGACAGGTGCGTGGACCCCGGCAATTGGTCAGCCAGGAAGTCCCGCATGGGCGAAGCCAGGTGGCCCATCCAGATGGGCGCGATCACGATGACGTGTTCGACATCATCAAGCGGCGGACCTTCATAGCGATACTTGGCGCGCGCATGGAATACCGTTTCGAGGACGCAGCGCGCATCTCCCAGGAAGCCGGCGCGCGGATGCTCGTCCGTCACCTCGGCAAGCTGCCATCCGCTCTGCGCAGCCATCTGCTCGGCCACCTGACGTGCCGTTCCGGTGCGCGAGTAGTACACGATCAGCTTCTTTTCCATCTCGTACTCCAGGGATTTCGAAAGCAGTGGAAATGGCGGATTGCCTCTAGGAACCAACCCACATCTGGTCGACGACGGCGCGCACGCCTGGTGCATCCCATGCGGCCTCACGGGCGGCACGGCACTCGTTGAGGTTGCGCAGCGGACCGTACAAGGTCACCGTCCCGTCCGCCACGGAAACATTCAGGCGCGACGCGTCAACTGCAGCCAGGCGTTGCAGTGCCTTTGCAATGCGATCGCTCAGGTCCGCGGGGCCCGAGGCGGCGCGCAATGTCAGCGCATTGGCCACGGATTTCACGCCGCGCACTCTGCGCACCGTGTCCAGCGCCGCACGGCGCTGGAAGTCCTGGTCGACTTCACCGCGCAGCGTCACGGCGCCGCCCTCGACAGTGATCTGGACAGCATCCGGCGGCACCGATGCATTCCAATGCAACGCGCTGCTGATCGCCTGCGCAATCTCGCCATCCGGGCGCTCCATATCCGGCGGCATCCGCACATCCACATGGATGACAAGCGCGGTCACGCCGGCAACACGCCGGATCGCTTCTTCCGCGGCATGCTTGTCGGCGAACGTGTCGACGCCGCCGGAGAGCGTGACGACGCCATCCTTGGCCTGCACGGCAAAGCGACTGGCATCCACCGCCGGGTCCCATTGCAATTCTTCCTCGACATCGTGCTTGAGCTGGATATCGTTCTTCATCGTGATCTCCTCAGGTTCAATTGAGGTCGAGGCTCAGTGCGACATCAGCACCGGCACGGTCATCGTGTTCAGCAGGGTGCGCGTCACCCCGCCCAGTACGAGTTCGCGCAGGCGGCTGTGCCCGTAGGCCCCCATCACGATCAGATCGGCATTGAAGTCGGCCGCTCGCGAGAGCAGCAACTCACCCACGGCGGCATCGGAATCTGCGCAATCGGTCTCTTCCACCGTTGTATGAATACCGCGCGCATTCAGCGCACGCGCCACCTGACCCACCGTGGTTTCCTCGGCCCAGTGCTTTGGCTGCGTGCTTGTGATCTGCAGCACGTGCACATTGGTGCCCGTCATCATCGGCATGGCATCGTGCAGCGCACGGGCCGATTCGCGTCCGCCGCTCCAGGCCACCAGCACGCGCTGCGGCAATGCGGTGAAGTTGCCCGCATACGGCACAACCAGCACGGGGCGGCCCGACTCCAGGATCAGGGTCTCCACAAAGTCGCCGGCAATGAATTCATCCGGTTCATCGTGGTTCCGTTGCCCGACGACGAGAAGATCGGTCTCACGCGCTTCACGAAGTACGAGAGCCACGGGGTCGCCTTCCACTGCTCGCCACTCCGTTTCCACCGCAAGCTTCTCCGTCGCCAGGCGAAAGCGCGCGTGCACCGCATCCCGGATGCTGTCGCGCCGGATGCGGTCTTCCTCCAGATAGTGCGCAGCGTTCTCCATCATGTAGAACCAGCTGAGGCTTGGCGCAAAGCTCGCATAGATGCCGACGAGTTTGGCGCCGTGCGCCTGGGCATACTGGGCCGCAAGGTCAAGGCGGTGCATGGCGCGTTCGCTGCGGTCCAGATGCACCATCACACTGGCATAGCTCATGGTCAGATCCCGAAGTCGTGTCAGAAGATGCGCTACCGGACTAGGCAATGACGGCGTTGCTCAGCGGTTCGGTAGGCGCGTGCGACGTTTCCGTCGGCTCCGCGCGGACGAGCAGCACCGGCAGTGTGCTCCGGCGCACAACGCTCTCGGCGACGCTGCCGAGGAACAACCGTTGGAAGCCGCGACGCCCGTGCGTGCCCAGCACCAGCGCTTGGGCGCCGACGTTGTGTGCCGCCTGTTCAATGGCAGTGCCGATATCGAAAGTGCCGATCGGGTCGTCAACCACGACGCTATGGACGTGCACACCTGCCTTTTCGGCCTTGGCACGCGCGTCGGCAACGATTTGATTGCCTTGTTTGACCAAGGCCTCGGTAAAGGCGCCGACATCGATATAGCCAACGTCGTACATCAGGTACGAGTTATCGATCACGTGGGCGATGACCAACTCCGAGCCGAGCTTTTGTGCAAGCTGGATTGCCTCGTCCAGCGCCCGCTCTGCCGTCGGGCTGCCATCCACCGCTACCAGAATCCTGTCGTACATGATGTGCCTCCATCGAATCCGTCGTCATCCCCAATCGGGGTTGCTGAATTCCATGTTGGACCACCAAGCGGATCACCCCTTGATTTACATCAGCGTTTGGCTCGCTGCAGCCTCACGCAATGCCAATTGATCTGCCTCAAGAGCCAGCGCGCAACGCTCGATAGACTCGTCCGCAATCCGCTGCCCCCGGGGTGCAGTCATGGAAAGCGCATGGCACCTTGTGCGGGATCAACCTTTGACACCGGCCCGTTCTTATAGTGAAAACGTACGCGCATCGGAGTTCAGCATGAGGGTCGATGAAATTTGTTCCCACCGCATCGTTCACGTCCAGGCGACGGCGACGCTGCAGCAAGCCGCCCGGTTGATGCGGGACGAAAGCGCCCGGGCGCTGCTTGTCACGGAACACGCCGCTGGGGGTTCTCGAGTGGTGGGCATCGTGACAGACCGGGATATGGTGGTGCACGGCCTTGCCAGCCGCAGCGACTGCAGCCAGACCGCCGTATCGGAAGTCATGACGCGCGGCCTTCTGACCATCCACGATGACGCCGTGATCAGCGAAGCCTTGCGCTCGATGCTGAGCCACGGCCTGCACCGTCTGGCGGTGGTCGATCGTCAGCAACGGCTGGTGGGCATGCTCAGCCTGGACGACACCATCCGCGCAATGGGTGGCGAATGGACCTTGCTGGCCGGCATTCTCGGTCGCGACAACGCTGGCCAGTCCCGCCAGCACGCGCCGTCCGATTTGATTCTCTAAGTGTTCACCCACCGTTCTTCAGGAGCGCTGTCATGTTTAACAATGTTGGAACCGCGGACCGCGCCGTCCGCATCCTGATCGGCATCGCGATGATCCTGCTGGCATTTTTTGGCAAGGTGCCAGCATGGGTTGGCTGGCTGGGGCTGATCCCTCTGGTGACCGGCCTGATCCGCATGTGCCCGCTCTATTGGGTGCTGGGCATTGGGCGGCATTGACCAGGCGACAAGCGCGAACACCGCCCAGCTGGACAGAAGCATGGTCAGCAGACCAGCGGTGACCTTACCGGCAAAAGCACGGCCTCCGCTGATGGCCACGACAATCTTCGAGAACGTGTTGGCTGTCAGCGCAAGCATCACCAGTGCGCCGGCCGTCGGCGTCTGCAACGTGTGGCTGGCAACCTGCGTTGCGATGGAAGCGGTCGCGGCATGGACATCGGCAAACGCCCCAAACACGGTGACAGCCACCACCGCCGCTGTCCCGAACCATGTGCGCGCGGCAGCTGCGGCAAGCAGCAAGGCAGCCGTCCACAACGCAAAGCCGATTGCGACGCGCCAGTTGATGGATGACACCGAACTCTCCGGCGCCTCCTGGAGCGGCTCGTTGGCGCGCCATATCCAGAGCGCCGACCATGCCACGGTCGCGATCATGCCCACCGCCAGCGGAGCCGCCAGCACGCGCAACAAGTCGATGTTGATGGCAGCGATCAGCAGCAGCATCTGCACCAGCGTGGCGACATTGGACAGCAGCGCCGCGGCAACCGCACCATCAACGGGGCGATGGTCCCGCCGCACGCGTGCTGCCACGGCCGTGATCGTGGCCACGCTCGATGCAAACCCGCTGAACAAGCCGGCCAGCGGCAAGCCGATCCGCTCTCCAAACCATCGCGCAGCAAAATGGCCCGTGTTGCCTGTCAGCATGACAAGCAGCACAACCAGCCACAACGTGTGCGGGTTCCAGGCGTTCAGCGGCCCCAAGTTCCGGTCTGGAACCGCGGGCCAGATCAGCAATGCCGCCACGGCAAGGATCAGCAGATCGGCGAGTTCACGCTGGGTGATGACCGTGCGGGCAAACCGATGCAAACCCGCTTTGGCATAGAGCAGGACAAGTAGGACCGTGCCGAGGCCAGCCGTCATTTCGGGCTCGCTCACGGCATAGGCGCCTAACAGCGTGGTCGCGACCAGTGCGAATTCCGTCGTCACGCCAGGATCGACATTGGCCGAATGGTGATAACCGACCGCCGCCAACACCGCGACCGTCAGCAGCACCGTGGGCACGGCAAACGGTATCGGCAGGCTTGCCGCGATGGCACCCGCCAGCGCCCCGATCGCAAACGTTCGCATGCCCGCTGGCAGCTCTGCGCTGTCGGCATGACTCCGCTCGCGCTCAAGGCCGATCGCCAGCCCCACACCCAGGGCAACCGAGAAAGACAGCAATGAAGACATTCAGTGGAGTCGAATGGCTGTTGCGTTGACCTGTTCAGTATTGCGCGCGGCAACGCTTTCCGATTGATCTGGCGCAGTCGTTGGTCGACTGCCGGGCGGTCGTTCCACAGCACTGTTCCATACTGATCAGACACGCCAACCTCGGAGACAGCGATGCCTGAATCGATGCGGGCCATGGTGATGGAAGGTGCCGGAAAGCCATTGGTCTGGCGTGATGTGCCTATGCCCACGCCTGGGCCCGGTGAGGTCCGGATCGCGGTGTCCGCGTGTGGCGTCTGCCGTACGGACCTCCATATCGTAGACGGTGAACTGACCACACCGAAACCCTCCCTGATTCCCGGCCACGAAATCGTAGGCATCGTCGAGTCATGCGGCAAAGGCGTGACGGCGCCCACCCCGGGCGAGCGCGTTGGCGTACCGTGGCTCGGCTGGACATGCGGCGTCTGCCCGTACTGCCTGCACGGGCGCGAAAATCTGTGTGACCACCCTGCCTTCACCGGCTACACGCGCGATGGCGGCTATGCTCAATACGCCGTTTGCGACGCGCGGTACTGCCTGCCGATTCCCGCGCGGTACGACGACGCCCACGCCGCGCCGCTGCTCTGTGCGGGGCTGATCGGCTACCGCACGCTGCGCATGGCCGGCGATGCACGCAGGATCGGCATCTACGGCTTTGGCGCAGC
Above is a genomic segment from Ralstonia pickettii containing:
- a CDS encoding helix-turn-helix domain-containing protein, whose protein sequence is MIPRTIESPSPVETRQLPQLRLVRDATQIRQTTPLIPSSQCTNCMMHWACIAGAVPSSQHEQLDRMVHTWRKIAKGEALFRAGDVFHALYAIRSGSFKTVVSHPNGANHVTGFQLAGETLGLDGIAADRHTCDAIALEDSTVCSMPFHCIEDLCQDIRPLQHRLHQLMAEEIVRESGLMLLLAGLSAEARVATFLLNLSTRMQDRGYSPSSFTLRMTREEIGSYLGMQLETVSRALSRFQREGWIVVSGKNIELTDKAALTEL
- a CDS encoding BON domain-containing protein — translated: MKSDLGIKQDVNDELLWEPAVDAAAIGVEVDNGVVTLTGHVRSYMEKLAAEHAAERVAGVRGVVQKIEVRLPGAHTDADVAQAARAALEWQVTLPSNRIEVLVENGWVTLSGEVDWPYQSEQAAHAVGSLRGVAGLINRLQIKARVAPANVAEQIGAALKRHAAREAEHIRVSVDGGTVTLSGHVGSASERRAAKGAAWSAPGVTQVIDHLQIAP
- a CDS encoding TraR/DksA family transcriptional regulator; its protein translation is MSRFTEAQWKRLRSLLDEQEARVRRQLSALGASTAPVPREAPFENADLADEEAGDQTNDVMLARYRSELEQLNAARERMQQHSYGICVDCGEAIPFLRLQAQPTAMRCLPCQTACERHWA
- a CDS encoding flavodoxin family protein, whose translation is MEKKLIVYYSRTGTARQVAEQMAAQSGWQLAEVTDEHPRAGFLGDARCVLETVFHARAKYRYEGPPLDDVEHVIVIAPIWMGHLASPMRDFLADQLPGSTHLSVICVMAARGAFRAVEEIMRITATIPAPVLALFQRDVLSGLSQEEIAGFIEQVKTAGRWEQSRQRPAWLSPTEA
- a CDS encoding BON domain-containing protein: MKNDIQLKHDVEEELQWDPAVDASRFAVQAKDGVVTLSGGVDTFADKHAAEEAIRRVAGVTALVIHVDVRMPPDMERPDGEIAQAISSALHWNASVPPDAVQITVEGGAVTLRGEVDQDFQRRAALDTVRRVRGVKSVANALTLRAASGPADLSDRIAKALQRLAAVDASRLNVSVADGTVTLYGPLRNLNECRAAREAAWDAPGVRAVVDQMWVGS
- a CDS encoding universal stress protein, whose amino-acid sequence is MSYASVMVHLDRSERAMHRLDLAAQYAQAHGAKLVGIYASFAPSLSWFYMMENAAHYLEEDRIRRDSIRDAVHARFRLATEKLAVETEWRAVEGDPVALVLREARETDLLVVGQRNHDEPDEFIAGDFVETLILESGRPVLVVPYAGNFTALPQRVLVAWSGGRESARALHDAMPMMTGTNVHVLQITSTQPKHWAEETTVGQVARALNARGIHTTVEETDCADSDAAVGELLLSRAADFNADLIVMGAYGHSRLRELVLGGVTRTLLNTMTVPVLMSH
- a CDS encoding universal stress protein, which produces MYDRILVAVDGSPTAERALDEAIQLAQKLGSELVIAHVIDNSYLMYDVGYIDVGAFTEALVKQGNQIVADARAKAEKAGVHVHSVVVDDPIGTFDIGTAIEQAAHNVGAQALVLGTHGRRGFQRLFLGSVAESVVRRSTLPVLLVRAEPTETSHAPTEPLSNAVIA
- a CDS encoding CBS domain-containing protein, whose product is MRVDEICSHRIVHVQATATLQQAARLMRDESARALLVTEHAAGGSRVVGIVTDRDMVVHGLASRSDCSQTAVSEVMTRGLLTIHDDAVISEALRSMLSHGLHRLAVVDRQQRLVGMLSLDDTIRAMGGEWTLLAGILGRDNAGQSRQHAPSDLIL
- a CDS encoding YgaP-like transmembrane domain produces the protein MILLAFFGKVPAWVGWLGLIPLVTGLIRMCPLYWVLGIGRH
- a CDS encoding zinc-dependent alcohol dehydrogenase family protein, which codes for MPESMRAMVMEGAGKPLVWRDVPMPTPGPGEVRIAVSACGVCRTDLHIVDGELTTPKPSLIPGHEIVGIVESCGKGVTAPTPGERVGVPWLGWTCGVCPYCLHGRENLCDHPAFTGYTRDGGYAQYAVCDARYCLPIPARYDDAHAAPLLCAGLIGYRTLRMAGDARRIGIYGFGAAAHLITQIAVAEQREVFAFTRTDDTAAQQLALDTGASWAGASDASAPEPLDAALIFAPIGALVPQALQAVVKGGSVVCGGIHMSDIPAFPYRLLWEERKLVSVANLTRADGLALMRIAAEVPLRVHVTPYPLQDANTALEDLRAGRVAGAAVLQVPSKDL